A genomic region of Zalophus californianus isolate mZalCal1 chromosome 11, mZalCal1.pri.v2, whole genome shotgun sequence contains the following coding sequences:
- the GVQW3 gene encoding protein GVQW3 isoform X1: MSDRYLEQRISIKFCVKLNKSASETHHLLKEAYGNEVMSRARVFDWHKRFKEGREDVRDDARSGRPVTHRTDENIQKVKDLVCSNRRLTVRMMAEELNLDKETVRLILKENLNMRKVSAKVISGILKDEPKPRRFDFQSDLSKETRKNSSCVRKKITSSETWTHLQCEAGGEIPLPVSHPQNHYPASQLLQASSSTSLPPRAAQDWFTPW, translated from the coding sequence ATGAGTGACCGCTATCTAGAACAAAGGATTAGTATCAAGTTTTGCGTGAAATTGAACAAGTCTGCAAGTGAGACCCACCATCTTTTGAAAGAAGCTTATGGGAATGAAGTCATGTCAAGGGCCCGAGTTTTCGACTGGcacaaaagatttaaagaagGGCGGGAAGACGTTCGAGATGACGCCCGGAGTGGTCGTCCAGTCACCCACCGGACGGATGAAAATATCCAGAAGGTCAAGGACTTGGTTTGTTCAAACAGGCGGTTGACGGTGAGGATGATGGCCGAAGAGTTAAATTTAGATAAAGAAACCGTTAGactcattttgaaagaaaacttGAATATGAGGAAAGTTTCTGCAAAAGTTATATCAGGTATTTTGAAGGATGAACCTAAACCTCGGAGATTTGACTTTCAGTCTGATCTTTCAAAGGAAACTAGGAAAAATAGCTCGTGTGTAAGGAAAAAGATAACAAGTTCTGAAACATGGACTCATCTCCAGTGTGAAGCTGGTGGGGAAATACCTCTGCCTGTATCCCATCCCCAAAACCACTACCCTGCCAGCCAGCTTCTGCAGGCATCCTCATCAACAAGCCTTCCCCCCAGGGCAGCTCAGGATTGGTTCACCCCGTGGTGA